A portion of the Nitrosopumilus sp. genome contains these proteins:
- a CDS encoding alkaline phosphatase family protein, which produces MQDLKERIRSEVNRVLMDNSDIHMIYVLLDGVGDLPHPDLDGKTPLEAANTPILDKIASNGAIGEVISVGKGIAPESDIAVFNMLGYKFDHAEYVGRGVIEAIGIGIDFKDGDLALRGNYSTLDEEGLIIDRRAGRNIEKEDAYGIAKEIEEKITFSSPDTSVIVSPTIGHRVTVRIRSNSQLSSKITNTDPAYSNIGGMGVAKTVGDFLKIEKCLPLTDTKESKFTANLVNEFSENAIKIMKESEINKKRKAQNKKELSCILLRDAGNKYPDVIPINEKYSMNFSCIVDMPVELGISEVLKMKAFEAGGLTDYEEKAKVAAKAMETQNSIYVHLKGPDEFGHDGDAIGKMKNIEEIDQRFFKTLVENIDSSKVAIVISADHSTPCINKGHSDDPVPILVSGDFIKKDGTTRMTEQQAKKGSIGLLQGAEVVAKALELIKSQI; this is translated from the coding sequence TTGCAAGATTTAAAAGAGAGAATTCGATCTGAAGTAAACAGAGTCTTAATGGATAATTCTGATATTCACATGATCTATGTTCTTTTAGATGGAGTTGGAGATCTTCCGCATCCTGATTTAGATGGAAAAACCCCATTAGAAGCTGCAAATACGCCAATATTAGATAAAATTGCCAGTAATGGTGCTATAGGTGAAGTTATCTCAGTTGGAAAAGGGATAGCTCCTGAATCTGACATTGCGGTATTCAATATGCTTGGATACAAGTTCGACCATGCAGAGTATGTAGGTAGAGGCGTTATTGAGGCAATAGGAATTGGCATTGACTTTAAAGATGGAGATTTAGCATTAAGAGGAAATTATTCTACATTAGATGAGGAAGGTCTAATCATAGACAGACGAGCAGGAAGAAATATTGAAAAAGAAGATGCATATGGAATTGCAAAAGAAATTGAAGAAAAAATTACTTTTTCAAGTCCAGATACATCTGTAATAGTATCTCCAACAATTGGACATAGGGTTACAGTTAGAATTAGAAGTAATTCACAATTATCATCAAAAATTACCAACACAGACCCAGCTTACAGCAATATTGGAGGCATGGGAGTAGCAAAAACTGTTGGTGATTTTTTAAAGATTGAAAAATGTTTACCCCTTACAGACACCAAAGAATCCAAATTTACTGCAAATTTAGTAAATGAATTTTCAGAAAATGCAATTAAAATAATGAAGGAAAGTGAAATTAATAAAAAAAGAAAAGCACAGAACAAAAAGGAACTTAGTTGCATTTTACTCCGAGATGCGGGAAACAAATACCCTGATGTGATTCCAATTAATGAAAAATATAGTATGAATTTTTCATGTATAGTAGATATGCCCGTCGAGCTTGGAATTTCAGAAGTTCTAAAGATGAAAGCATTTGAAGCAGGCGGATTAACAGATTATGAGGAAAAAGCTAAAGTTGCTGCAAAAGCAATGGAAACTCAAAATTCCATATATGTGCATCTAAAAGGACCTGATGAATTTGGTCATGATGGGGATGCCATAGGCAAGATGAAAAACATAGAAGAGATTGATCAAAGATTTTTTAAAACTCTTGTTGAAAATATTGATTCAAGTAAAGTTGCAATTGTAATTTCTGCTGATCACTCTACGCCTTGTATTAATAAAGGACATAGTGATGATCCTGTCCCAATTTTAGTTTCAGGAGACTTTATCAAAAAAGATGGAACTACAAGAATGACTGAGCAGCAAGCAAAGAAAGGAAGTATAGGTTTGCTTCAAGGTGCAGAAGTAGTAGCTAAAGCTCTTGAATTAATTAAATCTCAAATATAG